A genomic region of Aspergillus oryzae RIB40 DNA, chromosome 1 contains the following coding sequences:
- a CDS encoding aspartate kinase (aspartate kinase) yields the protein MESRLPSKLEPLSTSNSDLVGPSNGNWVVQKFGGTSVGKFALNIIDQVVLPSLLDHSVAIVCSARSSSTKAEGTTNRLLRAARDAENAESKNYVSLVEAVRLEHIEVVESQINSKGLRLQLVTEINDECEKVLKVLEAAQTLGEISVRCVDKVMSTGEKLSCRLMAAFLQDRGVDSEYVDLAEIVDFTISSQGLDQEFYNNLASTLGKKIRACEGRVPVVTGFFGTIPGGLLDQIGRGYTDLCAALVAVGIRAKELQVWKEVDGIFTADPRKVPTARILPAITPAEAAELTFYGSEVIHPFTMEQVIRARIPIRIKNVMNPKGNGTIIFPDSSYKLEKAAIGHDPRLFRTRSPSLVQTPKRPTAVTIKHKILVINVHSNKRSLSHGFFAGIFSVLDRWRLSIDLISTSEVHVSMALHSESPLLNGVGRDEYQIIDEDLKGALRDLQKYGTVDIIPEMAILSLVGKQMKNMIGVAGRMFTTLGENNVNIEMISQGASEINISCVIEERDADRALNIIHTSMFTFLD from the exons ATGGAATCTCGGTTGCCATCCAAATTGGAACCGTTGTCGACATCCAATAGCGACCTAGTAGGCCCTTCAAACGGCAACTGGGTTGTACAAAAGTTTGGAGGTACCAGTGTGGGCAAGTTCGCCCTTAATATCATTGATCAAGTTGTTCT ACCTAGCCTTTTAGATCACAGTGTGGCAATAGTCTGCTCTGCAAGAAGTAGCTCTACAAAAGCTGAAGGTACTACCAATCG GCTGTTACGCGCAGCGCGGGATGCAGAGAATGCGGAATCTAAAAACTACGTCTCTCTCGTCGAGGCGGTCCGATTGGAACATATCGAAGTAGTCGAGAGTCAAATTAATTCCAAGGGACTAAGGCTTCAGTTAGTTACCGAGATTAACGATGAATGTGAAAAGGTTCTGAAGGTCTTGGAGGCTGCTCAGACGCTCGGGGAGATCAGTGTCCGCTGTGTGGATAAAGTTATGAGTACAGGAGAGAAGCTTAGTTGTCGACTTATGGCAGCTTTCCTCCAGGACCGAGGAGTAGATTCGGAATATGTGGATTTGGCTGAGATTGTCGACTTTACTATCTCAAGCCAGGGTCTCGACCAGGAATTCTACAACAACCTCGCCAGCACTCTCGGTAAAAAAATCCGAGCTTGTGAGGGCAGAGTTCCAGTTGTAACTGGGTTCTTTGGGACCATACCAGGCGGTCTTCTTGATCAAATAGGGCGGGGCTATACAGATCTTTGCGCCGCCCTAGTCGCCGTTGGGATACGTGCCAAAGAACTACAGGTATGGAAGGAAGTCGACGGAATATTCACAGCAGATCCCCGGAAAGTGCCAACTGCGCGTATTCTTCCGGCAATCACACCTGCAGAAGCCGCTGAACTGACATTTTATGGCTCAGAGgtcatccatccattcacCATGGAACAAGTCATCCGCGCGAGAATTCCCATTCGTATCAAGAATGTCATGAACCCGAAAGGCAATGGCACTATCATTTTCCCTGATTCCTCTTATAAATTGGAGAAGGCGGCCATAGGGCATGACCCCAGATTGTTCCGTACACGCAGTCCAAGTCTTGTGCAGACGCCGAAGCGTCCTACCGCTGTAACTATCAAGCACAAGATTCTCGTGATCAATGTCCACTCCAACAAACGCTCCCTGTCGCATGGGTTCTTTGCTGGCATCTTCTCTGTCCTTGACCGATGGAGGCTCTCAATCGATCTGATATCCACCAGTGAAGTGCATGTGTCCATGGCTCTTCATTCTGAGTCGCCTCTTCTCAATGGAGTCGGCAGGGATGAATATCAAATTATTGACGAGGACTTGAAGGGCGCGTTACGTGACCTACAGAAATATGGGACAGTCGATATAATCCCAGAGATGGCCATCCTGAGCCTTGTTGGCAAACAAATGAAGAACATGATTGGTGTTGCCGGGCGGATGTTTACAACCCTTGGAGAAAATAATGTGAACATTGAGATGATCTCCCAAG gtGCGAGCGAAATCAATATATCATGCGTCATCGAAGAGAGAGACGCAGACCGTGCCCTGAACATTATTCATACGAGCATGTTCACATTTCTAGACTAG
- a CDS encoding forkhead box transcription factor (transcription factor of the Forkhead/HNF3 family) has protein sequence MSSTRPMTTASAVVNSSSPTEHGIAKSRQLEPSPLPLQPMENVTDTGCILNLPPARTHKPSPTKTRRGSGVSLSGGGKLGFVSITAPVPPSFPTDSPTKKTPSNPYAYPVTSTMSMPQSALFTIFPSVNPDRLSRQSQPIDEPPSDNFADFPEPSFHSRAQSKRTLMDAAPLKERPAKKPKREDTNSMRLPEPHEMPPIEDDGVKPPYSYATLIGMSILRAPNRRLTLAQIYRWISDTFSYYKNSDPGWQNSIRHNLSLNKAFIKQERPKDDPGKGNYWAIEPGMEAQFLKDKPFRRATMSSIPLPAAPQRELTHSQSSATATWTVPPSTYPPVVPKSSKNVDLSSDATLPASDPALQDDTGDEGVNGPTTQTLPPRSSPPQTIHSSPPIVPPRFIRQGTPPTPSQGVTATGVVSRSRKRKSTGMNDSGYFSSLESSAMRPNKAGHILTSDLDIEPPRIKRGRAEEEIARIRSSSHDISPGHSGTLKDAGLIVGSSPLRSEYVSMLPPPITPVIKFKKPAKPPPSVSPNTNLRNHRKKIQQMVNSPIKHLGLTDEDLPWSPAFNIQDETFTPNENLHTTFDVFADTTTDNISTPAYGSPGKRSAKRSRSDASGSNSGVLADITTMSVNGRIGLPSFSSSSKTKGLLFPDSPSKVPDSGRFIDATHDDFFSFHLFDEGPGEVDGVDLLQGFQKIGSGSKEEPSKPRQHVPRPQLNHRSNMSLF, from the coding sequence ATGAGCTCCACCCGTCCTATGACAACTGCGTCAGCAGTTGTCAATTCATCTTCACCCACTGAGCACGGAATTGCCAAGTCTCGTCAATTGGAACCATCGCCTTTACCCCTGCAACCTATGGAGAATGTCACAGACACGGGTTGTATCTTGAACTTGCCACCCGCTCGCACGCACAAACCATCGCCAACGAAGACACGTCGAGGGTCAGGTGTCTCACTgtctggaggaggaaagctGGGCTTCGTCTCTATCACGGCCCCTGTTCCACCATCATTCCCTACTGATTCTCCTACAAAGAAAACTCCTTCCAATCCATATGCGTATCCCGTTACGTCTACAATGTCTATGCCGCAGTCGGCTTTGTTCACGATATTTCCCAGCGTCAATCCCGACAGGCTCTCAAGACAGAGTCAGCCCATAGACGAGCCACCCAGTGATAATTTCGCGGATTTTCCTGAGCCATCATTCCACTCCAGGGCTCAATCGAAAAGGACGCTCATGGATGCGGCGCCATTGAAGGAGCGGCCCGCGAAAAAGCCGAAACGCGAAGACACCAACTCGATGCGTTTACCCGAGCCACACGAAATGCCTCCTATAGAAGACGACGGCGTGAAACCACCGTATAGTTATGCAACACTAATCGGAATGTCTATTCTACGCGCACCAAATAGGCGGCTAACCCTCGCACAGATCTATAGGTGGATCTCAGACACGTTCTCATATTATAAGAACAGTGATCCTGGCTGGCAAAATAGCATCCGTCACAATCTCAGTTTAAACAAGGCATTCATAAAGCAGGAACGGCCTAAGGATGACCCAGGGAAAGGCAACTACTGGGCCATTGAGCCTGGGATGGAAGCGCAATTTTTAAAAGACAAACCCTTTCGCCGTGCCACGATGTCTAGTATCCCCCTTCCGGCTGCTCCCCAAAGGGAGCTTACGCATTCACAGAGCTCTGCCACGGCCACGTGGACAGTTCCACCGTCTACCTATCCTCCTGTAGTGCCAAAGTCTTCGAAGAATGTGGATTTGTCCTCCGACGCGACACTACCTGCTTCGGACCCCGCCCTCCAGGATGACACAGGTGATGAAGGAGTGAACGGGCCTACTACGCAGACCCTCCCACCGCGGTCTTCTCCGCCGCAGACTATACACTCATCACCTCCAATTGTGCCACCTCGGTTCATCCGCCAGGGAACTCCGCCTACGCCATCTCAGGGTGTTACGGCGACAGGGGTCGTTTCTCGCTCTAGAAAACGGAAGTCAACTGGCATGAATGATAGCggctatttttcttctttggagTCTTCGGCAATGCGACCAAACAAAGCTGGCCACATACTAACTTCAGACTTGGATATTGAACCTCCTCGTATCAAGCGTGGCCgtgcagaagaagagatcgCTCGAATTAGAAGTTCTTCTCACGACATCAGTCCGGGTCATTCTGGTACGCTGAAAGACGCTGGACTTATTGTTGGCTCTTCGCCACTTCGCAGTGAATATGTTAGCATGCTGCCGCCTCCCATTACCCCTGTCATAAAATTCAAGAAGCCCGCAAAGCCCCCACCGTCGGTCTCCCCTAACACCAATCTTCGAAACCACCGCAAGAAGATTCAGCAGATGGTCAATTCCCCCATTAAGCATTTAGGCCTCACAGACGAAGATTTACCATGGAGCCCAGCGTTTAACATTCAGGATGAAACCTTTACGCCGAATGAAAACCTCCACACTACCTTTGACGTATTTGCGGACACTACCACGGATAACATTTCAACACCAGCATATGGTTCACCAGGAAAGCGTTCCGCGAAACGTTCACGGAGTGATGCTAGTGGCTCGAACAGCGGTGTGCTTGCTGATATCACGACTATGAGTGTGAACGGCCGTATCGGCTTGCCTTCgttttcatcttcaagcaAAACGAAAggccttctctttcccgATTCACCATCGAAGGTCCCCGATTCCGGGCGCTTTATAGATGCTACTCATGATgattttttctctttccaccttTTTGATGAGGGCCCCGGAGAGGTAGATGGTGTTGATCTTTTACAGGGGTTTCAAAAAATCGGCAGcggaagcaaagaagaaccGTCGAAACCCAGACAGCATGTGCCTAGGCCGCAGCTAAATCATCGGAGCAATATGTCACTATTCTGA
- a CDS encoding uncharacterized protein (predicted protein) yields the protein MDPARAEVPTCPFCTFPEPDGNSNMDHFEVYHPEIDRRLGVSSGKKAIHLNNLKISSDCRQHLSASEENEHLGKYTHCPRGCGEIVMDAELPTHLELHQAEEITHESTTSSPPEFSGSFTAQKQSRPGDCEDLDNAQYSHGLFVKSQLKKEKPTQEAVRETRPRSPSNITLAVKKLGVSDPFSAFFSLYLAQFLGREPADK from the coding sequence ATGGATCCTGCAAGAGCAGAAGTTCCAACATGTCCGTTCTGCACCTTTCCTGAACCTGATGGTAATTCTAATATGGACCATTTTGAGGTATATCATCCTGAGATCGACAGACGGCTTGGTGTCAGCAGTGGTAAAAAGGCTATACACTTGAACAACCTGAAGATATCTTCTGACTGCAGGCAACATCTATCCGCCAGCGAGGAGAACGAGCATTTAGGAAAGTACACCCATTGCCCACGTGGTTGTGGGGAGATAGTAATGGACGCTGAGCTTCCCACCCATCTTGAATTACaccaagcagaagaaatTACCCACGAGAGTacaacatcttctccgccagaGTTCTCCGGCTCGTTTACTGCTCAGAAGCAAAGCAGACCTGGCGATTGCGAAGACCTGGACAATGCCCAGTACTCACATGGACTGTTTGTGAAGAGCCAActaaagaaagagaaacccACTCAGGAAGCAGTGAGAGAAACAAGACCCCGTAGTCCTTCGAATATAACGCTTGCCGTGAAAAAGCTTGGAGTATCCGACCCCTTCTCTGCGTTCTTTTCCCTGTATCTTGCACAGTTTCTAGGTCGTGAGCCTGCTGATAAATGA